The region TGCTGATATACATCGGGCGCAAGCTTCGCCGCCGCGAACGCTCGCTGCTGAGCCTGCTCGAGCAGCTTGTCATTACGAAGATCCCGGTAGTCGGCGGCTGGTACGCGACCTTCCGCGATATATTGCAGACCTTCACGGCGAGCGGAGGCTCGAGCTATCTCGGCACGGTGAAGATTCCCGTCGGCCCGGGCTACATAATCGCCTTCGTGTCGAAGCGCGAGGAGCGCCCCGACGGCTCCGTGGGCGTCACTGTCTTCGTCCCGACTTCGCCTAACCCTACGACGGGCTTCGTGCTCTTCTTTGACGAGCGCGACATCGAATATCTCGACATACCGCCCGAGAAGGCGTTTAC is a window of Cloacibacillus sp. An23 DNA encoding:
- a CDS encoding DUF502 domain-containing protein, translating into MRDDAKNSEKKGSAGFWRTLGRDFFLGCVALLPLALLVFVFYYLVYLCEMFGSLIFGFTQSRRSTALIIVFLVCLLIYIGRKLRRRERSLLSLLEQLVITKIPVVGGWYATFRDILQTFTASGGSSYLGTVKIPVGPGYIIAFVSKREERPDGSVGVTVFVPTSPNPTTGFVLFFDERDIEYLDIPPEKAFTMIISLGVKS